The Phyllopteryx taeniolatus isolate TA_2022b chromosome 19, UOR_Ptae_1.2, whole genome shotgun sequence genome includes the window TGAGTGAGTGCTGTTACATTGTCAGTGGTCGGTCCGTTGCTCTCAGGGTTAAAGTGCCACAGCATAGGTGCAAATTAGCATAAAGCTCGTggactgaaaggctaagctaggtttgttttaaatacacaaagtgtaattctttgttttgttttcaactcACGAACAATTGTTGACTATTTGCCGAAGTGCTACTGCTGGTTGTCAAgtggagttgagttcactgccagcGTACGGCGCTCATCTCTCAGGTTTGCGctcaccagttgagaatcacggAGGATAGTTCCCTAAACACACTGAGGAGACGCAAGCTGAGCAAGGCCTTCAGCGCTGCACGCGCTCATTCCTCAACACAAGATGGCTACCAGTGGTGCCCGCGGCCTGCCTCACGactaacaaacaaactcaaAGAATGATGTCACCTTTTCAGCAACGGCGGCCTTGTGAAGCTGcgccgtgcgtgcgtgcgtgcgtgtgcgtccCATTCAGCGGCGTTCCCTCAGCGCTGCGGACAAATCCGCCATTGAGGCGTCTGCGTGAACGAGTCGGAACAAGACAAAGGAGATGCGCAAACCGGCTCGCTCGCTCGCCCGACACGGAGCTGTCGCTATCCACGATTGTTGGAATCAATTATTCCGTCGATCTATCTGCCGTGCGGGGGGGGTGGCACTAGTCGGGGCGCTCCCCGGGTAgcgggtggcgtccccctgggcGGCTCCCCCGCTTCCTCGATGCGCCGGCACCAGTAGACCGACGCGCACGCGATCCGGTGTGGATTCACTCCGAAGTTCCGTCGACACGCTGTAGGCTCGAATTGTCGGTGCCGGGGCAGCTCACAATAACGCCGGTCGTATTAAGACACGGACTCACAGGTTCTTCCAGGCGTTCGGACGACGCtataaaaagaatcccaccgcactgccttgctcatttcccacatcctgtcctgtcctgtcctgtcctctctcatcttgttgtCTTGGTTAGTTGTTGCGCGTCCTCAGCGGGTGTCCGCCCTCGGCCCCTCGGCCCCTCGGCCCTTCTGTTTGTCCCCGACAACGCTTTTccgtctggctgcattttcaataaacgaaaaaatgaaaaatgaaaaaataagccCAGGGAGTATTTGCATaggaaaactgttccagcacaaaagtgtacagatccaccattctgcaagaccatgcagctgaacaggacaggttaaaaaaaaaatttttttttaaattatatatatatatatatatatatatatatatatatgggcaaAAAAAGTCCAAGCAGATGTTggcaaatgtcttcttttgagTCCCAAATATGGAGGGCGGcagaaatcggagaatatttagaatattgagaggctgaaattctgagaatTTGAACCATTTTAAGTTCAACAGGGTCTCAGCgatttatcaaaatagttgaggATTAATTTGAGAATCAATCGATGAATTGTTGCTCTTCTAAGAAGAAGCTAACGTGTTAGCATCTTAGCTATTTGAATGTTGTGCTACATGTTGTCCTTTGGGCAAGCTGGTGGCTGCAGACGTTGTCATAACGAGCGGCAGCCCCACACACCGGCACCCGGTACCATTGGGTACCGGGTGCCACAGAGAGACTGAACAGCAAATATTTGATGAGCAACGCGTgaagtggccgccatctttgtggagtTTTCAAAAAAGAGCGCATCCAAATTCTCTGTTACAAATAAATTCCCCGTTAACGAGGAAAGTCCGTGAGTCGTTCTCACGCTCTCCTCGCCAACGAGTTTTTCGGGCGAGTGGCGCCGTGACGCGTGCGCTTGAAGAGCCCTCCCTCGGAATTTCAGCCAACAGGAGCCGATCGGTGGATATTTTCAACCGATTGGAGACGAGCCTCCGGAGCCGAGTAGCAGGTGAAATGAAGACTTTGAGGAGATTGATTCACGTATTGGAACAAGCCTGAcaatttgatgacattttgattcTTTCGATTGTGATTCCCTTTGATTCACCATTGATGTAAATGCTGATGAGATACATTTTCGTGAACGTGTGATGTGTGGTATGTCACCTGACATGTTTGTGGactaaaacatctgaaaatacaaataattgccTATCTGTGCGTATGGAGGACCAAAGTACAAAGCATCACAGTTCTGTATCAAGAATGAAAAGGTCAAATGCAAGTGAACTGAAAAAGCAATTCTGCCTGGCACGGCTTGCGAAAGCCTTGATTCCTTTTGTCCAGTTCCTGCGTTCCGGATTCCTACAAAAACCCCAAATGACTCAAAAGCTCCCATTTCAAAGTTGAGAGCGCTCGCCGGCTCGACGGCCCCGCTGCTGCTTGCTGCGCTCGCCGTTTTCTTGTCGTTTGGTCGAACGCGGTCTTCGTCCGTACAATGCAAACCGCGCACAAAGCGCCCCCCGCTGGCCAGGAGGCGCATCGAAATCAGAGGATTGGCTGAATCGATGTCGAATCGGGAACAcagtgtgctgttttttttttttttggtggtatacacaagatgtcaccacagatccaccaaatatgacaatattCCATGTTTCGGCATCGTTCGTGTTTACATACAGCATATGTGTATAAAACAATGatacacatgtatttaactttgtccaaagacaccagccatgaAGAAAACTACATTTGAGCGAGTTGGGCTTGAAGCCCGAACGCCATCAAAACCTAGTCCCTCTCGTCACCTGTTTTCCGGTTTTGCGGATTGGAGGAGAACATTGCCGCGCATCGAGTCATCGCAAAACGTCGGGGAGGGCTTGTACAGGCTTTACAGTTTACGCAAACAGGATGTGCGTCCTGCTCCCAGGCCAAAAGCTTGCCTGTGATTGGATGCCGCTTGAGGGCTCGCCCACTCCACCCGCCGCGCCGGTGTTCTACTTTTGTGCTTGATTGATCTTGACCCACTTTGACTGCTGGCAAGCTGAAGGCACAATTAGCAGGCACCAGGACTATTgtccacacgcacacaaaacacacaacatgaATACACAAATgtatgcaacacacacacacacaccttgacGCTAAGTGGGAATTTTTCTTTCAGTTAGCGCACGCCAAGCTGACGCTAACGCTAGTGTCACCCCTCAACGCCTAATGCTAACTGACGCTGAGCTCGCCGCTAGCGTCGCCATGACGCCATCACGTGACTGTCTTTGCGCACGTGCGCGTGCGTCACTAAGAAGCCCTGGTGTCTCCCGGACGTAGggcaactacatgttactagtgaggcaaaactgcgcCCTCGTTGACATGCGCGTGCCACTAGTACCGCTCGTGACATCGTTCTACAAGGTaaccatttttgtcacgggccacgtTGTAGTTCTGCTTTTCGTCATGACCGTGAACCCACAAGGCTAGagaagttttgaaatcagaagccaggaAAAAACTATTATGACATTGATTTGAAAAGGGGGCTTGGGAACAAAAACTGCTTGCAATATCGCTACGTAAttcaaagtgaagacaatttgcaattttggtattttagcagaGTCCTACTGTAATTAAATCGAATGAATCAGTTTGTGCATCTTGATTTAATGCTGAAATCCAATTGATTGCGCTGCTCCTTccggtgtgcccaccttggccacggGGGGGCGACATAAAGGAAGAACAGACTTCTATtcctactgtaagtgactcagatGCAGTAATATGttcatagaggataaagaatatatgcctgtgagtattgtcatattttccGTCTGTCGGTGTCGCTCcactgcttgtgttcaaatgtccgtTGCTTCTAAAACCGTGACCGATTATCGATCTATCGCTCTGTCGCTCTGTCGCTCTATCGCTCTATCTCGTGGGGGAAAAACGTTGAACTTGTCATAttggtgaggacaaagagtgtacccGTGCATGCATCTTAAGATGGATTAGATGGCTATGGAAGGAATGCTCAAACGTCTCGCCGCACAAACTGGGAATgtgatggtgatggtgatgaggatgatgatgatgatttggaTGAGGAAGACGGACAAtagagttttcattttttttccccagaacaTGCAAAGAATTCTCGAATAAAGCAGCGGGCGCTCTCGCCGCGGACACGCGCGACACAATGagccgcgcgcgcgcgcgcgcgtcgTCTACGGGAGAACCTGCTCGAAGGATACGCGTGCACGCGCCGAACGACGCCCGTTTCGCCACAAAAACACGTCGAGCGATCTCAAACGCGCGCATTTCAGCAACACGCACATTGCGGGGCTCCGTGCACGCGCGCGGGCCCGACCTCAGACGAAGGCACACGCACCGTGGCGCGCGTGCGTGTCACGCGGGTGACTTGCGGGCCGGTTGTCCGGTTCTAGATTTCGGTACCGGGCGGATTCCGATTGGATGGGTTCTTTCTTACCTGGTTGCTGTTCGAGACGGTTCGCTCTTCCCTCGGTCGGCtggcgcacgcgcacgcacggcTCGTCCTCGCTGTGCACGCTCACGCCACTGGGGGGCGCGCGCCTGGCTTGCCTGCCTGCCCGCTTggcttctatttttatttgacatgttttgttttgtagttaGTCATtcatcattgttttatttttttccaacaccGTTTCCCGCTCCAAAGAACCacccatttttatttgtattctaaTATCGGAACATAAATGAGTGAATGTCTTTCGATACCCACAATCCTTTGCTGCTCTGTTCCCGCCCTCACACTCAGAggcaacatggccgccacaggGTATTTCATTTGTTTACGATTTGGTTCAAATGTTGTCATTCCGGTTCGTTCGGACGATAACACGCATCATTAACAGCAGAGTCGCcgttttgaaaagaaaataaaggctCCCTTCATTTCTGGGACAATGACTGTCGGAATATGCATCTGagcttcacatttttatttaagagGTCTAAAAAATGCTCGACttgcatttaaaacaatgtaaatagTGGAGATGACTTTTGCAATTTGCACATTTCCTAATAGTTTGATAATAGTGTACAATTTCTTTTCTTCAAAATAAGTCATGTTCTTGCCCGCAATATGAATTTGATGTTGTTTTGGGCCACCGGTGGGGGGGAAAGATCACTTGAGGAGATGATGCTCACTCTTTGGTCAGCACGCGAGCAGCTGAGTTTTGCAGTCGTAGTCGCGGCGGTGATGTTGTTTTGCGGAAGACCAGAGCGCAGGGAGTTCTTCATGCGGAACAAAGCGCCGTACTAGACATGGTGATCTAGTCACTCACGGCCCGCTATCGCACTGCAGACCGGCTAACCCCGACATTGTGCGACATCCATCACAGCCGGGTCGTCACAGAAGGCGGATCCCTCCGTCTTGACGAAGCGGTCGCAGGACACACGTCGACACGGACGACCGCTCGCACGCGCGTTCACGCGGTCGCCgggtgggaattgaacccacgccGCCGCCAGGGAAATGTACCAGTACGCCATCGGCGAGCTTCTACAGTCCACTCAATGCAATATACAATCACATAAATGGCACGAAAGAAACCTTGCTTTTCAAGGCCACGTGCTATCAGAGGTGGGGCGTAACGCgctacttttactcaagtaaccctaacccttaaactgtacttgtcagagtactttaaaggcactgtactttttacttttactggagtatttatgtgaagaaggatccaCACTTTTCCTCCGTTCCAATGATCGATCCACATGCCGTTCGGTACTTTTCTTTAttcgtctatttttagactccgtCTTCGACTTCCGATTGGGCGCGCTAATgtaattcaccaatcagacgacgcAAGGCCGCGCaggtagccttcgcgagccaatcgaaAGGACTCATTTGCCGCGTGACTCGTGTTTATTTGACGGCCTCCCCCGCGACGGCAGCTCTCTCGTGCAGCTCTTCAATTGGGACTGCCCAAATtgagaaaagcaaaacacgtCGCGGCAATTGTGGTTTTGGCTAGCTCGATGGTGTCGCACGCGCACAATCGCGAAGTCTGCTCAGCAATCAGCCAACAGCTTCTTCAAGAAGTCATTTAAGGGAATCAAGCAAACAACGTTTGTTTTGTGTAAGGCCCGACGTATGTTTTGGTGGGTTTTGggcaaatggtggcaggtgtgtgtcgactcccatatcgTATGATTTtttggatttgatttgattaaaaaaagttactctttacttcattgagtactttcttactcaagtaaatatctggatgactagttttgacttttatttttttttattttttttttaactacgttcttcggctggcccgggaacgccccccccggaagagctggaggaagtggcaaGTCTCAAGCTGctgaccccgcgacccgacctcggataagcgctcgaaatggatggaaaaatcaTTGGAAATGAATTGGAATTCCCCTTCTTTAAGGGGGGAAAGTCTCAATTCGAAAGGTGCGTGTCGCCACCTGCTGGATAAAAGTCAACCCGTCCCACgtgctcttcctcctcttcctcttcatccCGGCGTTGCGTGCACTGCAGCAgcgcgcccgcccgcccgcgcGCTCGGCGATGGGCGGGGCTGCGGTACGGCGCGCGTCCCCTCTCCCGCCAGGACGGACGTACGAGCTGCGGCGTCGTGATCCTCGTCAACATGGCTGCCGAGCGAGCTTCCGTCCTGCTGTGAGTAACCCTTCCTCGTCCTCCTTTTCGTGCGCCCCCCGACATGCGAGCGACACGTCGGCTTCGGTGTGACATTCACGCAACTTTGCGCCTGCATGACAAAAGTTGCTGACGTCTTCATCATACTCGTCATCATCTTCATGTTTACCCTCTGCGTGACCTCTTGCACGCTCACCTCTGGTGACGTCACTCAGACTTCCGAAACAAATTGACTTCTGAAGTCATCAGTGGCAGCGAATGAGCACACAGCACATGCGACACACACCGGACACACACATGCCGTACTTATgcaatacaaacacacagcgcatacaacagacacacacaacacatccATGCAAACAACACGTGCATGACGTaacaaaacatacacaacatACAGCACCCAAACACaactgacacacacactcagacaatgcacacacaacacacagaatacacacacacacacacacatacagtacgcgCACTTCCACGTTCTCTACAAACACTGCACGcgccacaaaaacaacactcacattcaaatgacacacaacacacacacacacacacatgcaacaaataacaccacacacacatacataacacaaacacagagcGCACGCCACAAAAACAGGAcgcatacaacacacacacattcattcatctattcACACAAACATTTGAGTTAATGCTCCACTGtgccggtgtgtgtgtgcgtgtgcgtgtgcgtcagCGCGACTCATCCACACGGTTGTCGAGCAGTCGGAAGGCTGGATGCGACACAGATGATTGGCTTTCCCAGAAAGTtgtaaatgtctttaaaaaaaaaaaaaaggatcctTAACAAGCTCCTCCCGCTTTTGCAGGTGTCGTCAAGGTGGGGCTTAGTCGAAGgtaccccccccacacacatacacacacacactaaccctATCTCAATAACTCACCCCAAAGACAAAGGGGGACGGGGCCATGTCCCAATCCAGCAACGTCCTCCGTCTGTATGTGGAAGTCAGGTCCGCTTCTGATCCTAGCGGAGGCGGGGAAACTTTTGGAAGACGTGAACGCAGTCCTCCTCTGACCCGCTCGGGACTTAAGGACAACGCTCGGGACCTCCTGTCCCAGCTCAGCAGCCAGACCCCCACCAGGTGTCAGACACGTGGTCCTAACCTACTCCACCAGTCTCCTTCAGACTCTGGAAGGTCTCAGCTCCATCAAGCTATTAGCGCTCCCTGGGCATCCGAGCGCTGGAGTCAACCATGTGACATGAAGACTTCCAGCAAGGCCTGCTCCAACAGGAAAGACGTCATTGATGGGAAGCGGTCTGTGGTCTCCTTCAGTTACGTGCAGAAGTCCAACGTGAAGACTTTAAACAGTCCAGGGAGCAATCAGGAAAGATCTAACCGGGTCCACAAAAGGATCTCTGACCCTCTTTGGTTTGGGAATCCCAGTTCCTCATGCAGCTCGAGTCCCAAAGTGACATTCCGACCTTCAGGTTCTCTGGACCCCATCAGCAGGGCTGCAACTCGGAGGGCTTTGGAAGACTTTGGTTCACCGTTATTGAGGCTCAAAGTGGCGCACGCGCTGGAGCGCTCGGCGTGGTCCCAGACCCACCGTCCGGCCCGCTGTCAGTCCTGGTCTGGCTCCCCTGTCCTGCATCACAACATGAACCTGAAAGACCGTGGGATGTGGGGCTGGCCTCAGACTCCAGTGTCAGACCGACAGGCCTCACAGTCCCCGAGCCCCCTTTTCCGCGGCCAAAGACCTGCTGACTTTGGAGATGACATCATGGAAGGCTTAAACCAGTTGAGTGACGTCTCTAAACGTTCACCCCGCTGCTGGGCTCATCCCGAAGAATCCGGACCCACGACTCCACAACAAAGCCTGAAGATGAACATCCCAGTACACGTGGCAGCCGCAGACCAGGCTCCTCCCATAGGGGGACCCCTCCACCAGTCCGGCCACCTCCTGAGCTCGGCACCGCCGGCTCGGTCGCCCTCCCATCCTACCCGTGTCCACCTCCCCTCTCGCCCTCCTACCGAGCTCAGCTCCCCCATCAGGGACCCTGGCCTGTCCCTGGCCAAGCGCCGGCCACCTGCCAGCCCCACCCTGCATCGATGCCAGGCGCCCCAGTACACCGGCGGGAACTGGAGGGGCTCAAGGTGCAGAGAAAGGGGAGAGCACTCGGAGATGACCGGCCAAGTCTTCATCGCTCAGAGTTTCGAGGGGGCACCCGATAAGGGGCGGAGTAGCAGTCAGTTCCCGGTCCCAGTCTGCGGGACCTGGCACGGGGTGGGTCTGTTCCCAGTCCCGGACAGCGACCAGACTTGCGGTGAGCCCGGCCGGCTTGGATCTCTCAACCCGACCGTGCAACAGAAGCGAGCGGAGCAGAGAAGGAGAGAGCACCTCCTTCTGGGCCCCGTGGTCCCGGACTCTCCGGACGATGACCGGGACCGCCCTTTGGAGGCCATGGGAGGATCCTCACGGAGCTCCAGCGGGGTAACGGGCAGTTTGGGAGACGGGGAGTGCGTGTCACCAGAGTCCCTTCAGTCCGGTCACCAGGGCAACGAGAGCGGAGCCTCCACTGGAAGAATACAGGTGGGACCCGGACCTCCGGCCCCCCACCTTGGGTTGAAAAATTGTCAGcgaaagttggaaactttccatgggaattaattGGAATTTATGGGAAAAAAGGGAAGGAAACCAAGAACTGATCAAATTGAAGGTTGACTTTGAATCGGGAACCGAAGCCTCACATACTGTTTGGGTCGAATCTGGCCCATTAAGACAGCATTGACAGCATTAACCCTGAAACCTAATGACTTTTCCAAAAGTCATCATAATGAATGAAACATTTCCCACGAAAAGCTTCCGATTTGGAATATTTCCCAAATCCCCCATCCTAACCTTCCATACAAATTTACCAGAAATGGTTCCACCCCATTTGTaacccgacccgacccgacccgaaCCGGTTTCTGCTCAGCTTAGCTCgtctgagtttgtttttttcttgtcgtTGGGACTTTTGCAGACGGACAGCGCGGCACCCGTCCTATCGCTGCACTGTCAGAAGATCGCTCGAGCCAAGTGGGAGTTTCTCTTCGGACCCGAAGAGGGCGCCGGCGGCGGGCCCGCAAGTAACCGAGGACTCATTTGTTGGCTTGGTGTGAACACAGCCGGCTTGGGggttcggaatcattcactcattc containing:
- the LOC133469125 gene encoding uncharacterized protein LOC133469125 isoform X4 — protein: MSQSSNVLRLYVEVRSASDPSGGGETFGRRERSPPLTRSGLKDNARDLLSQLSSQTPTRCQTRGPNLLHQSPSDSGRSQLHQAISAPWASERWSQPCDMKTSSKACSNRKDVIDGKRSVVSFSYVQKSNVKTLNSPGSNQERSNRVHKRISDPLWFGNPSSSCSSSPKVTFRPSGSLDPISRAATRRALEDFGSPLLRLKVAHALERSAWSQTHRPARCQSWSGSPVLHHNMNLKDRGMWGWPQTPVSDRQASQSPSPLFRGQRPADFGDDIMEGLNQLSDVSKRSPRCWAHPEESGPTTPQQSLKMNIPVHVAAADQAPPIGGPLHQSGHLLSSAPPARSPSHPTRVHLPSRPPTELSSPIRDPGLSLAKRRPPASPTLHRCQAPQYTGGNWRGSRCRERGEHSEMTGQVFIAQSFEGAPDKGRSSSQFPVPVCGTWHGVGLFPVPDSDQTCGEPGRLGSLNPTVQQKRAEQRRREHLLLGPVVPDSPDDDRDRPLEAMGGSSRSSSGVTGSLGDGECVSPESLQSGHQGNESGASTGRIQTDSAAPVLSLHCQKIARAKWEFLFGPEEGAGGGPARRRRSSGGCRTERGTRAMTRRASSAASESPDETPDACWEIFSFFFSCRSNDSSRPVADEYLTLLDFSHLRLDRALRCARVPGCVTCSTAPSGGQPVRVCVFRVFLQQVAVLGESHNRERLLAHFSRRYWLCNPRLFASSDAVHTLTCALVLLNADLHGPNTGAKMSRPQFVDNLEGLDDGRHFRKHLLKALYNSIKTQKLQWTLDEEELRKSFSELGDSLCDSSSSAKGAGGGAGDDGDDGTVVEDETAPCGMPLYKNGFLVRKVHADSDGKRTPRGKRGWKTFYAILKGLILYLQKGEYRADKPLTDEDLKNAVSVHHSLAMKAFDYSKRANVFYLRTADWRLFLFQAPNADQMHSWITRINTVAATYSAPPFPPAIGSQKKFSRPLLPGNVSKLSEEEQVRSHEARLRAVSSELAELRSSPPERKMKARQLDQHQQREQHLRFEKTRYETYVALLRAKMEAGGGGGGGGEDRPRAPEDDEGDPRGARSDPATQDAGRAGVRRAGGEPRQDVQRHSYRQAVKK